ACATACCCCGAAATCGGTAATATCGGAGTTCCCTCCGATGATACGGTATTATTTACCCAGTTCCCTCTATTCacatactatatacttaactatatactcttaattaatacccctagagggagctacttaactatatacccctagagggagctaattaactatacttaactatactcTTTAATGctataaatatgtgtaaataattaggATGAGTATGGGCTATTGAGAAATTTCGAGAGTGGTAGTAAGTATTTGCGAGGTTTGATAGTGTGTAATTACACGATTGACCCCAGTCACTGGTTATGTGTTTCAACATTTTCTGACTTTTTAAAGCGGAAAAAGGTGCCGGCAATTTCCGGCGTTGATACCAGAGCACTGACAAAGCATCTTAGAACTAACGGTCCACTGCTCGGTAGAATTATCATAGGCAATTCTAAGCTCTATGGCCCTTCATATTTCAACAGCGACCACACACAACTCTTGAATAAAAGTTGTTTCTACGATAGGAATACAAAATCTTTAGCGCAGTTGTTACATTCTGAACAGCTGGATCAGGTGTCTGGGAACTTGTATTTATACTCATTTCATactacaaataattataacaaattggtgttaaaatatacttTTCAATCATCTGAGTTTGGTTCCCTTTTAAACCAATTGAAGAGATCTGATTTCCACACAGTTTACCATAAGAATTTGACCTTCAATAGCATGAACCTGACACAGGATTTAGTGAGCAAATTTCTAACCTCAGACACCAATTCTGTTATGTTACTGGTTGTGGTAGATTTGGGAATGAAGAACAGTATTCTCCGTAGTTTACTTAATAATTGTCCTAACAACGTGAGGGTATTGGTGGTACCGCATACTGTTGATTTCAGTGTTCTTGATTATGACGGGCTTTTTCTCAGTAACGGCCCGGGGAATCCAAATAACTATTCTGACCTTGTTAAAACTGTAGGAAAATGTTTAACTAAGCAGAAACCGATTTTCGGTATCTGCCTCGGAAATCTATTATTAGGCCTTGCTGCTGGgtataattgtgttaaaatgCATAGAGGCAACTATGGAGCTAATCAGCCCTGTATTGATCTCAGAACTTATAAATGCTATGCCACCACTCAAAGTCATATTTACCAACTTGTCACTCAAAATTCAAGTAACCCAATCACTTAGTTATCTAATTACCTTATCcctacaaatttataactGAGTGATTAACTGGATGAATTTTTAGAGCCCACGAGATGGACGACGTTGTTTGAGAATGCGAATGATAATACGTTGGAGGGGCTGGTTAATTTGGACTATCCGTTTTTCGGAGTACAATTTCATCCCTTTTCAAGGCCTGTGTACTTTGACCCTGATGACCCTACCAAATACCATGACCTGGATACTTCCTTCTTGTATAAAGATTTTTTCACCTGCCTCCTCAAGAAAACTTTAATTCCCATTCATATCAGAATGATGTCAACTCATATCAGATGCAAACGCATTCTTTTACTCAGCTCCGGTGGACTTTCCATAGGTCAAGCAGGCGAATTCGATTACTCAGGTTTAATTTACCACTTTACCAATTGtcatactatttacacactatttacacactatttacacactatcaatatactattaatatactaatttgGTATACCAAACtctatagtataatatgtataatattgtgtataGGGAGTCAGGCGATAAAGGCGTTGAAGGAGAGTGATGCTAAGATAATACTGGTGAATCCGAATATAGCGACGGTGCAGACATCAAAGGGGATGGCGCACGTCACATATTTCTTACCAATAACCTTCGAGTATGTTAAGCAGATTATTGAAAAGGAGAAACCCGACGGAATAATGTGCGCATTTGGCGGTCAAACCGGTCTCAACGTCGGAATTGAACTTTATCAAAAAAACGTTCTCATCGACAACAACTGCGAAATTCTAGGTAAAATCATACTAttcattatattattaagatattattgtgttatattaattatattatattaattgtacTGACGgtgtgtgtaaatatttaggAACGAGTATAAAGACGATAATTGATACGGAGGATAGgtatttgtttaataagAAGATGACGGAGATTGGTGAGCGTTGTGCGCCAAGTAAGGAGTGCACTAGCATAGAAGAGTGCGTTACCGTCGCCAAAGATCTCGGATACCCCGTACTCATACGCGGGAATTTCGAACTCGGTACTCTCCACACTATTTACCcctttacacattttttacagtatttacagtatttacactatttacacattttacacatatttaccCTGTTTacactatataaatataatattgtgttaaaaatggGTTAGGAGGGTTTGGTTCTGGATTTGCGAATAACGAGTCTGAGTTATTGGAAATTGTAACTCGACTCTTCCACAGTAATCGCGGGAAAACTTCACTTAAAGTacttttaaacatttttacagTTATTTGTTCagttacaaattatttaatcaTTGTAAACCCTGTTGATATAGGACACATGTGTGCATATTGATAAATCATTGAAGGGTTGGAAGGAGATTGAGTTTGAGGTGTTGAGAGACAACAATGACAACTGTGTGTGTGCTGCGAGTATGGAGAACTTTGATCCTTTGGGAGTCCACACGGGTGATTCCATAGTCGTAGCACCGGCACAAACGCTTAGTGCCTCAGAGTGTTCTCACCTACGTCAGGTTGCATTTAACGTTGTTCGACATCTCGACTTGGTAGGCGAGTGTAACATACAATTTGCCGTAAATCCGTTCAAATTTGAGTACTTTATAGTTGAACTTAATGCCAGGCTGAGTAGAAGTAGCGCATTAGCATCAAAGGCTACAGGATATCCACTAGCTTACATGGCAGCAAAAATCGCGCTAGGATATGATCTAGTACAAATGAGAAATAGTATTACACTCTGTACTACAGCTTGCTTTGAACCCTCACTTGATTACGTCGTCGTCAAAATGCCCAGATGGGACCTACGCAAGTTCGAAAACGCCAATAACACCATAGGTATTATTATCCCAGTTCCACAGGGGATTTAGTTACTCCCCAACTCAATACCATTACCTAtagttatactattacctatagttaattatactgttaaatataatagCTAGGGTATATGTTGGTTTAGGAAGTAGTATGAAATCGGTGGGTGAGGTGATGGGAATTGGGAAGACATTTGAGGAGACGATGCAGAAATCATTGAGGATGGTGTCGGATAGTATTTTGGGCTTTTGTTCATATTCAGTAGAAGATTTAACGAGAGAACAGGTGATTAAAATTCTTGAAAACCCAACACCAGAACGTGTGTTTGCAATTTACAGAGCATTTGAATTGGGAATTACCGTCCAACAGATAAACGAATTCACCAGGATAGACAATTGGTTCCTAAACCGTCTGCATAACATTTACTTATGCAGTGAGAGGCTGAAGAAGTTGACTAGGAAAGAGGAATTAACACACAGTCAGCTGTTGTATTATAAGGTGTTAGGATTCTCAGATCGTCAAATGTCACTCctgataaataataaaggAAATGTGGTCAATTTAGTGAACAAATCTGAGCTGGAAAAGTATGAAAATGAGTTTAGAGATTACAGACTAAAACTCCTTGTCACGCCAAAGGTTAATATCATTGACACTTTAGCAGCGGAGTATCCAGTGGTGACAAACTATTGCTACATGACATATAACTCGACAGAACATGACATACGGCcattaaatgataaattatactcTAAAATCGCGGAAACTGTGGATAAAGATAGCTCAAGGTCACCGTCAATGAGGTACAGAGATGACAAATTCTCACCACTCAACAAGGAAAAATATGACCGGAAAACTCTCGACAAAGGTGAATTCCCACCTTTATCCAGCTATTTccaatactatactacagTTTACAACTTACTACTACTTGTTAATTAGTTACTACTACTTGTTAATTAGTTACAACTACTGTGACAACGTGTTAACTCTGGTTTAGACagtataatagtgttggGGTGTGGTCCGTATAGGATAGGAAGTAGTATAGAATTTGACTGGAGTGCTGTGGGATGTATTAAGACTCTGAGAAGACTTGGGTTCTTCTCCATCATAGTGAACTGTAATCCGGAGACTGTTTCAACTGATTTTGACGTTTCAGACCGTTTATACTTTGAGGAATTATCTCTGGAAATTGTAGACGAGATTTACAGATTTGAATGCCCACAAGGAATTATTCTATCCGTTGGAGGTCAAACCGCCAATAACCTCGCCATCAGTATGTTTTACCCCGTTTTACCCCTTTTTACCCCGTTTTACTCAGTCTTACTCCGTTTTACTTAgtcttacacatttagtGGATTCCaactattaaataataactaaataaattgtattaGAGTTGGGGGAGTTGGGTTTGAATATCTTGGGAACTCCGGTGAGTTCAATTGACAAGTGTGAGTGTCGGAACAAGTTTAGTGACATTTGTGACATGCTTGGGATTGATCAGCCGAGTTGGGAAGAGTTTACATGTGTAGATGCCGCTAAAAAGTTCTCAAACAAAGTTGGATTCCCAGTACTCGCAAGACCCTCCTACGTACTCTCCGGCGCATCCATGAAAGTCATTTCATCACACAAAGAACTCGAATCGTATTATCACACTTcatagttaaattagttatgttttacatagttatagttaaattagttatattttacaccttttatacagttaattagttatattttCATGGTTAATATTGTGATAATTGGATAGGTTTTTGCAGACGAGTGCGATAGTGAACAGATCGCATCCTGTGGTGATAACGAAGTTTATTGAGAATGCGAAGGAGGTTGAGATGGACTGTGTGTCAAAGGACGGCGTGATTGTTAACTATGCGATTTCAGAGCATGTGGAGAATGCAGGAACGCACAGTGGTGACGCCACCCTGATAATCCCCGCCCAGAATATCCACGTTGACACTCACAGAAGAGTTAAGAAAATTACGCAGAAACTttctaaatatttgaatatCACAGGCCCATTCAATGTCCAGTtcatgtgtaaaaataataaaatcaagGTCATCGAGTGTAATCTCAGAGCCAGTAGGACATTTCCCCTGATCACAAATACGCTtaatattaactttattgaACTAGCCACTAGAGTTATGGTAAATGCGCCCTTCAGAGTTGAGAATGTACAACTTATGGACCTGGACTACGTCGCCGTTAAAATGCCACTGTTCTCATTTGACAGACTCTATCCCGCAGATCCACTACTCGGCGTTGAAATGAAATCCACAGGCGaagtatttttactcaatattacacactattactTAGTTACAGTCAACTTATTAATCATAGTTAACAAATACCTTTAGTATATAACAAACTAATGTGTGTTTAGATAGCTTCATTTGGGTATAACAAGTATGAGGCTTTGTTGAAGGCGATGACGGCGAGTGGAATGAAGATCCCAGAGCGTGGcgtattattatcattggGTAGCACAGTGAACAAGTTCATATTCTCGAGAAAGATTAAGGGATTACTATCACTGGGACTGGACGTATATGCCACTGAGGGTACCTATGACTACATTAGGAAACTTTGGGACTCTGAACAGCTGTTTTACAACTCAGACAATGAAATTGACACGCAGTTTATGTCCAAACTGAACCTTGACGACTTTGAGTTTGACTTTGAACCCACGAGTATGGGCGAGTTTAAGAAGGTGTTTAAGCCCACAGTTCAAGGCACCTCAAACGGAACTCCAGACGTCTATGAACTGATTAGTAACCGGAAAGTTGATTTGCTTATTAATGTCACAGACTCCATTAACACGCTCTACACTTCAGGCGGATACATGATGAGACGAGCGTTTGTAGACGCTAAAATCAGCCTAATCACCAGTACTAAGCTGGCAACTTTAGTTATCGACGCCATGCTGTACAGAAAGTCTAAAATCTCCAAGGGGAAAGATTTCATACACATCAAATCACATCAAGAGTATTTATCCGAAAATTGCTAATCTCTCACTAATTCCCATTTATACATTCTATTTTTActgttttatatttatttttgtgGTATTTAGTGGAATTAACCTGAGGTTGTAGTGTTTCGGAGATTCGCCCAGTATGGTTCCAAAGGGTtagattaaattattttgaaaatgcttaaatttgtatttttttgTTTTCATTCgattgtaatattttaaacccaagtaaaactaaattagttgaaaattaaatgtagATTTGTTAAACCcctaaaatttgtaaaatatgtgtaaaattattcaatcTTCCCAAATTTCACTAAATTTCACCATATTCCCCTAGTTTCATTAGATTTTATTGGATTTTATTGGATTTTATCGgattttatagtatttcATTTGATTTTTGTTTCATGTAGTAgttgttttttaaaattaaagttgtttttaaaagttagattataatttatgaatGTTGTgattatatttgttaaaatccTGTTAAAAAATGGATTTGAGATCTACATTGAGTGAGGATGTGATTAAGTTGCTGGATTCTGCCCTTTTAGACTGTTACGGGCgttttattactttattGCCGGAGGAGGTACTTACTGATCACATTCATCTCCCGTTCCATTTGCAGGAAACTTACTGGTGGTACTGCGATAAATGGCGGGATCGGAACCCTTCACTGCCTTCATTTACCTTTTCCGAGTTCATCCAGTTTATCTGTGTCGACTGCCCGATTTTACAGAGATTTGTTAGTAAAAATGACTTGAAAACAATGATAACAAATTGGCGCCAGTATAAGAAGAAGATCCCAGTTCGCGGCGGGATAATATTTAACGTTCTGTGTGACAAGGTGTTACTAGTCCAGTCGTACAGTAGTAAGAATTGGAGTTTTCCAAGGGGGAAAATCGACGAGGCGGAAAATGACCGAGCGTGCGCTGTGAGGGAAATTAACGAGGAAACAGGTTTAGACGTGAATTCTAACATAAACGATGATGTGTATCTGGAGCTGATTGAggatgatttaaatttgaagttatttttaatccCGGGGATTGACGAGAATCAGGCGTTAAAACAGACCTCAAGCTATGAAATTAGTAAGTTCAAGTGGTTCCCAATTAAACAACTGGAGAATAAAAAGTACTTAAAATTTGGCACATTTCACGTCACGCCCTTTGTTAAAAAAACGCTTGAATTTGCGCGCGATTTTCAAAATGGAAAGTTCACAGCACAGTTCCCAACTCAGTACGACCTCTATCAGCAGGCgctaaataataaactaagAATGAGTAGAATCGCAAATTCAGAGACTTTCGGCTCAGTGTCACGCTGGAGCCCTGAGGAAATGTTCAAGGTTAACTCTGAAAAGTTCGGCATTGTCTCCACCTACAAAGAAGACGAAactgataattttaacccaTTTTCAAACTGGACACCGGTTGAAATTGGAGCGAATAATAAACGAGATAAATACAAAGACCGACAACTCGTACCATTTGATCCAAACTCCTTCTTCTAA
The Theileria parva strain Muguga chromosome 3 map unlocalized ctg_530, whole genome shotgun sequence DNA segment above includes these coding regions:
- the pyrABCN gene encoding Carbamoyl-phosphate synthase L chain ATP binding domain protein → MSDQLQHLPWSPEELYVGPPAKLLLSDGREFYGYSFGYEDQESFNPQHLDTTGELVFSTSMLGYAECVTDPNYSGQILVLTYPEIGNIGVPSDDTDEYGLLRNFESGSKYLRGLIVCNYTIDPSHWLCVSTFSDFLKRKKVPAISGVDTRALTKHLRTNGPLLGRIIIGNSKLYGPSYFNSDHTQLLNKSCFYDRNTKSLAQLLHSEQLDQVSGNLYLYSFHTTNNYNKLVLKYTFQSSEFGSLLNQLKRSDFHTVYHKNLTFNSMNLTQDLVSKFLTSDTNSVMLLVVVDLGMKNSILRSLLNNCPNNVRVLVVPHTVDFSVLDYDGLFLSNGPGNPNNYSDLVKTVGKCLTKQKPIFGICLGNLLLGLAAGYNCVKMHRGNYGANQPCIDLRTYKCYATTQSHIYQLVTQNSKPTRWTTLFENANDNTLEGLVNLDYPFFGVQFHPFSRPVYFDPDDPTKYHDLDTSFLYKDFFTCLLKKTLIPIHIRMMSTHIRCKRILLLSSGGLSIGQAGEFDYSGSQAIKALKESDAKIILVNPNIATVQTSKGMAHVTYFLPITFEYVKQIIEKEKPDGIMCAFGGQTGLNVGIELYQKNVLIDNNCEILGTSIKTIIDTEDRYLFNKKMTEIGERCAPSKECTSIEECVTVAKDLGYPVLIRGNFELGGFGSGFANNESELLEIVTRLFHSNRGKTSLKVLLNIFTDTCVHIDKSLKGWKEIEFEVLRDNNDNCVCAASMENFDPLGVHTGDSIVVAPAQTLSASECSHLRQVAFNVVRHLDLVGECNIQFAVNPFKFEYFIVELNARLSRSSALASKATGYPLAYMAAKIALGYDLVQMRNSITLCTTACFEPSLDYVVVKMPRWDLRKFENANNTIGSSMKSVGEVMGIGKTFEETMQKSLRMVSDSILGFCSYSVEDLTREQVIKILENPTPERVFAIYRAFELGITVQQINEFTRIDNWFLNRLHNIYLCSERLKKLTRKEELTHSQLLYYKVLGFSDRQMSLLINNKGNVVNLVNKSELEKYENEFRDYRLKLLVTPKVNIIDTLAAEYPVVTNYCYMTYNSTEHDIRPLNDKLYSKIAETVDKDSSRSPSMRYRDDKFSPLNKEKYDRKTLDKDSIIVLGCGPYRIGSSIEFDWSAVGCIKTLRRLGFFSIIVNCNPETVSTDFDVSDRLYFEELSLEIVDEIYRFECPQGIILSVGGQTANNLAIKLGELGLNILGTPVSSIDKCECRNKFSDICDMLGIDQPSWEEFTCVDAAKKFSNKVGFPVLARPSYVLSGASMKVISSHKELESFLQTSAIVNRSHPVVITKFIENAKEVEMDCVSKDGVIVNYAISEHVENAGTHSGDATLIIPAQNIHVDTHRRVKKITQKLSKYLNITGPFNVQFMCKNNKIKVIECNLRASRTFPLITNTLNINFIELATRVMVNAPFRVENVQLMDLDYVAVKMPLFSFDRLYPADPLLGVEMKSTGEIASFGYNKYEALLKAMTASGMKIPERGVLLSLGSTVNKFIFSRKIKGLLSLGLDVYATEGTYDYIRKLWDSEQLFYNSDNEIDTQFMSKLNLDDFEFDFEPTSMGEFKKVFKPTVQGTSNGTPDVYELISNRKVDLLINVTDSINTLYTSGGYMMRRAFVDAKISLITSTKLATLVIDAMLYRKSKISKGKDFIHIKSHQEYLSENC
- the DCP2 gene encoding Dcp2 box A domain protein, translating into MDLRSTLSEDVIKLLDSALLDCYGRFITLLPEEVLTDHIHLPFHLQETYWWYCDKWRDRNPSLPSFTFSEFIQFICVDCPILQRFVSKNDLKTMITNWRQYKKKIPVRGGIIFNVLCDKVLLVQSYSSKNWSFPRGKIDEAENDRACAVREINEETGLDVNSNINDDVYLELIEDDLNLKLFLIPGIDENQALKQTSSYEISKFKWFPIKQLENKKYLKFGTFHVTPFVKKTLEFARDFQNGKFTAQFPTQYDLYQQALNNKLRMSRIANSETFGSVSRWSPEEMFKVNSEKFGIVSTYKEDETDNFNPFSNWTPVEIGANNKRDKYKDRQLVPFDPNSFF